A genomic region of Planococcus kocurii contains the following coding sequences:
- a CDS encoding ketoacyl-ACP synthase III yields the protein MNVSKARITAIGSYVPDKKLTNHDLEEMIETNDEWIVQRTGIKERRIALDTEFTSDISVKAVENLIERYEKSLDDVDMVIVCTMTPDFKTPSVSALVQAKLGIKNTGAIDLNAACSGFAYGLHIANGLITSGLNKKILVIGAETFSKILDYSDRSTCILFGDGGGAVLVEFDEENPSFIDVHMGTNGELAHNLYCTDLSNQMFGNELAVNGFVNQNGREVYKWAVNTVPKGIKALLEKAQFETTDVDWFVPHSANLRIIESICSRTGLPLEQTIYSLEYYGNTSAASIPLSLDKGVKEGKIKTNDKMLLYGFGGGLTHAGMLINWTI from the coding sequence ATGAATGTTTCAAAAGCTAGAATTACAGCTATCGGTTCATATGTACCTGATAAGAAGCTGACAAATCACGATTTAGAAGAAATGATAGAAACCAATGATGAATGGATTGTCCAACGGACTGGGATAAAAGAGCGTCGTATTGCGTTAGATACTGAATTTACCAGCGATATTAGTGTTAAAGCTGTGGAAAACTTAATCGAACGTTATGAAAAATCGCTAGATGATGTTGATATGGTCATTGTCTGTACGATGACACCGGATTTTAAAACACCAAGTGTCTCTGCACTAGTGCAAGCTAAGTTAGGTATAAAAAATACGGGAGCCATTGACTTGAATGCAGCATGTTCCGGATTTGCCTATGGTCTTCACATTGCCAACGGTTTGATTACTTCGGGGTTGAACAAAAAGATATTGGTGATCGGAGCAGAAACCTTCTCTAAAATTCTAGATTATAGCGATCGTTCCACGTGTATCTTATTTGGAGATGGTGGTGGTGCTGTTTTGGTTGAGTTTGATGAAGAAAATCCAAGCTTTATTGATGTGCACATGGGAACTAACGGAGAGCTTGCACACAATCTTTACTGCACGGATCTTTCCAATCAAATGTTTGGGAATGAGTTGGCAGTCAATGGCTTTGTAAATCAAAATGGACGCGAAGTTTATAAGTGGGCAGTCAACACGGTGCCAAAAGGCATTAAAGCATTGCTGGAAAAAGCACAATTTGAAACGACCGATGTGGATTGGTTCGTGCCGCATAGCGCAAATCTTCGAATTATCGAGTCGATTTGCAGTAGGACCGGTCTGCCGCTTGAGCAAACAATTTACAGCCTTGAATATTACGGCAACACTTCTGCAGCTTCGATTCCATTGTCGCTAGACAAAGGCGTAAAAGAAGGCAAAATCAAAACTAATGACAAAATGTTGCTTTACGGTTTTGGTGGAGGCTTAACGCATGCGGGTATGTTGATTAATTGGACGATTTAA
- a CDS encoding FadR/GntR family transcriptional regulator yields MKKMKKINLSDQIIDEIVSMIEKEQWDLGLKIPGELQLAESFSVSRNILREALKILETFGILDSKPGVGTFVSMQARENIHNMSFLNSLKSNSSVEVALEFRLILEPKAAYYAALRITDDEIIELKELVNDMQNRHNLEEVYQDDFDLHMKIAKYSNNPWCFDLICSLLNQLKTSLYSEFNKYSNLKTKEENIHSHITIAEAIIAHEAELAETLMTQHLSKRIKLINPEFEVEPNR; encoded by the coding sequence ATGAAAAAAATGAAGAAAATTAATTTAAGTGATCAAATAATAGATGAAATCGTATCAATGATAGAAAAAGAACAATGGGATTTAGGGCTTAAAATCCCGGGTGAACTACAGTTAGCAGAATCTTTTAGTGTCAGTCGCAACATATTACGAGAAGCATTAAAAATTTTAGAGACGTTTGGAATATTGGATTCAAAGCCAGGCGTTGGAACGTTTGTTTCAATGCAAGCTCGTGAAAATATTCATAACATGAGCTTCTTAAATTCGTTAAAAAGTAATTCTTCTGTAGAAGTAGCTCTTGAATTCAGGTTAATCCTTGAACCTAAAGCTGCGTATTATGCCGCTTTACGGATAACCGATGATGAAATCATTGAATTAAAAGAATTAGTCAATGATATGCAAAACCGTCATAATCTCGAGGAAGTTTATCAAGACGATTTTGATCTTCATATGAAAATCGCAAAATATAGCAATAACCCTTGGTGCTTCGACTTGATCTGCAGCTTGCTCAACCAATTAAAGACTTCTCTTTACTCCGAATTTAACAAGTATAGTAATCTAAAAACAAAAGAAGAGAACATTCATTCACACATTACAATTGCAGAAGCGATAATTGCTCATGAAGCAGAGTTAGCAGAAACGCTGATGACACAACATTTATCTAAGAGAATCAAACTTATTAACCCAGAATTCGAAGTTGAGCCTAATAGATAA
- a CDS encoding sodium:solute symporter family protein: MNITLAIILTSVAIIIATLVPTYLISRKKKATADDWAIANRELPIYVVVGTQFASVIGGGVLVGHLANAYTNGIGIVIYGILMVTPFLLLAFLAKWMRKNQFSTIPDIFKKLSNNNKFIIILASIMTMLFPFGWITSQITAFGSIYAELTGINYTALCIVFALVSLLFIMPAGLKTVAWTDFIFACFMVVMLIITAVYGTKLAGGFTGIASNVEPNLISLSDSFQKIGLATILLWLFAILPGGLTNQLYYQRICAIKDEKQVNKSLILSAIVSFVGFLWAVYMGVTIQSINPAIEASAATGWFMSQLPLVLLAGFAGLIFATMMSTVSSAVQSIVVNISRDIVNVVKPGMNEKQILNLSRIFSVITVAVALVMCLIFTDTLTWLVATAGFSAATLLCPIFVGFILKEKNFLTNFGIGLSMIMGIVGASIGLMLDTIFNYAIIGILFSLAGLLVGSAVTRKNYNYQRRNIETEERILKEEY, translated from the coding sequence ATGAACATTACATTGGCAATCATTCTTACCAGTGTCGCTATTATCATTGCGACACTGGTACCTACCTATCTCATTAGCAGAAAGAAAAAGGCTACTGCAGATGACTGGGCAATAGCAAATAGAGAATTACCCATCTATGTCGTTGTCGGAACTCAATTTGCAAGTGTAATTGGAGGTGGCGTACTCGTAGGGCATTTAGCAAATGCTTATACGAATGGAATCGGAATTGTGATTTACGGCATACTTATGGTGACACCTTTTCTTCTTCTTGCTTTTTTAGCGAAATGGATGAGGAAAAATCAGTTTTCTACCATTCCAGATATTTTTAAGAAGTTGTCAAATAACAATAAGTTTATTATTATCCTTGCTTCTATAATGACCATGCTCTTTCCGTTTGGATGGATTACGTCACAAATAACAGCTTTTGGAAGTATTTATGCAGAGTTAACCGGAATAAATTATACAGCCCTTTGCATTGTTTTTGCGTTAGTAAGTTTATTGTTTATCATGCCTGCAGGGCTTAAAACAGTAGCTTGGACCGACTTTATATTTGCTTGCTTCATGGTAGTCATGTTAATCATTACCGCAGTTTATGGTACTAAATTAGCTGGCGGATTCACAGGGATTGCATCTAATGTAGAGCCTAACTTAATATCTCTTTCAGATTCTTTCCAAAAAATCGGTCTTGCTACTATCCTTTTGTGGTTGTTTGCGATTTTGCCAGGTGGGTTGACCAACCAATTGTACTATCAGCGAATTTGTGCAATTAAAGATGAAAAACAAGTAAACAAAAGTTTGATTTTATCCGCAATCGTCTCGTTTGTCGGATTTTTATGGGCGGTATACATGGGCGTAACTATTCAATCAATCAACCCGGCAATAGAAGCTAGTGCAGCTACAGGATGGTTTATGAGTCAGTTACCGCTGGTCTTATTGGCAGGTTTTGCAGGATTAATATTTGCGACGATGATGTCTACTGTAAGTAGTGCCGTACAATCAATTGTAGTGAACATTTCACGTGACATTGTGAATGTGGTAAAGCCAGGCATGAATGAAAAGCAAATCCTCAACTTGTCACGAATATTTTCGGTGATTACTGTTGCTGTAGCTTTAGTGATGTGTTTGATTTTTACAGATACATTAACATGGCTCGTGGCTACTGCCGGATTTTCTGCTGCTACTTTACTATGTCCAATATTTGTTGGTTTTATCCTCAAAGAGAAAAACTTCCTTACGAATTTTGGGATTGGTCTCAGCATGATCATGGGTATTGTGGGTGCGTCCATTGGCTTAATGCTCGATACCATATTCAACTACGCAATCATTGGAATTCTCTTTTCTTTAGCGGGCTTACTAGTGGGAAGTGCCGTTACCAGGAAAAACTATAACTATCAAAGACGGAATATTGAGACAGAAGAACGTATATTAAAGGAGGAATATTAA
- a CDS encoding NAD/NADP-dependent octopine/nopaline dehydrogenase family protein, with protein sequence MNNKIAIIGAGNGGQAFAGYLALQGASVKIYDVFQSTIDKLNELGGVQIEGNSKYTGFGKIIKASTNLQEVMEGADIILIVLPSTYHKDMAIKMGPYLEDNQIVILNPHASLGPIEFKKTLDDCGCSADVVIGCTSSLLFACRAIEVGHVVVAGQKQYLTMAAYPSSKNKLLEDAFAKLIPEYHIVDDVIRISLDNINAFVHPTPTILNTGRIEGQVPFEYYLDCTPAQGRYIDALDQERMALAAAFDLHTVMPLTELYKKMYRTHGENMYEILTNNEDLKGIMGQTTLETRYLTEDIPYSLVALQSLGKIANVPTPCIDAMITVGRVLVPGMESGRTLENLGLEGVTKEEFSEICRMTVVELV encoded by the coding sequence ATGAATAACAAGATTGCGATTATAGGTGCTGGAAACGGTGGACAAGCTTTTGCAGGGTATTTGGCATTACAAGGTGCTTCGGTAAAAATATACGATGTTTTCCAATCTACAATTGATAAATTAAACGAACTTGGTGGAGTTCAAATTGAAGGAAATTCAAAATATACAGGGTTTGGGAAAATAATTAAAGCCAGTACAAACCTGCAGGAAGTAATGGAGGGCGCAGACATAATTTTAATTGTACTGCCCTCTACTTATCATAAAGATATGGCTATTAAAATGGGGCCGTATTTAGAAGATAATCAGATAGTTATTTTAAATCCACACGCTTCTTTAGGACCTATAGAATTTAAAAAGACACTTGATGACTGTGGATGCTCTGCTGATGTAGTTATTGGATGTACATCTTCCTTGCTTTTTGCTTGTCGTGCTATAGAAGTTGGCCACGTAGTTGTTGCAGGACAAAAGCAGTATTTAACAATGGCAGCGTATCCTTCTTCTAAAAACAAGTTGTTAGAGGATGCGTTTGCAAAACTAATTCCTGAATATCATATTGTTGATGATGTCATTCGAATAAGCTTAGATAATATCAATGCTTTTGTACATCCTACTCCAACGATTTTAAATACAGGTAGAATTGAAGGGCAAGTACCTTTTGAATACTATCTTGATTGCACGCCTGCTCAAGGTCGTTACATTGATGCTCTCGATCAAGAAAGAATGGCATTGGCTGCGGCCTTTGATTTACATACCGTAATGCCTTTGACAGAGTTATACAAAAAGATGTACAGAACACATGGAGAAAATATGTATGAAATTTTAACTAATAATGAAGATTTGAAAGGAATAATGGGACAAACCACTTTAGAAACTAGGTACTTAACGGAGGATATTCCGTATTCACTAGTTGCGCTTCAATCGCTCGGAAAAATTGCTAATGTTCCTACACCTTGTATAGATGCAATGATTACGGTTGGCCGAGTGCTAGTTCCTGGTATGGAATCTGGTCGAACACTTGAAAATCTTGGGTTAGAAGGGGTTACGAAAGAAGAATTTTCTGAAATTTGTAGAATGACTGTTGTAGAATTAGTGTGA
- a CDS encoding IDEAL domain-containing protein → MGTNKTILKISDWVKGKSRHDELIIGFIDSMDVLKEAVNVTVVESDNEEMIGMTIPMSVHQVESIPQSVNKDAAQLDFLIDLALATDDKEWFQELSAQLNAKKEAVN, encoded by the coding sequence ATGGGTACGAATAAAACGATTCTGAAAATAAGTGATTGGGTAAAAGGAAAATCCCGCCACGACGAACTGATTATCGGCTTTATCGATTCTATGGATGTCCTTAAAGAAGCGGTAAATGTGACAGTGGTGGAAAGTGACAACGAAGAAATGATTGGCATGACGATCCCGATGTCTGTACATCAAGTAGAAAGCATTCCACAGTCAGTTAATAAAGATGCTGCGCAACTAGACTTCTTAATCGATTTAGCACTAGCGACGGACGATAAAGAATGGTTCCAAGAATTGTCTGCTCAGTTAAATGCTAAAAAAGAAGCGGTTAACTAA
- a CDS encoding DUF5412 domain-containing protein, with translation MKKGLVIGVASSIVIAALFGYVVYWAFFDMQRLPEGEFLTESVSPNGAYTIRAYVTNGGATVAYAIRGELVFNEENKKDENIYWNYREDSATIQWVDEDTVDINGHLLRVPKEKYDFRNEQ, from the coding sequence ATGAAAAAAGGTTTAGTTATTGGAGTAGCAAGTTCAATAGTCATTGCAGCGCTCTTTGGATATGTAGTTTACTGGGCTTTTTTTGATATGCAGCGTTTGCCTGAAGGTGAATTTTTGACGGAATCTGTATCACCAAATGGCGCGTATACTATACGTGCCTATGTGACAAACGGTGGAGCAACTGTGGCCTATGCTATTAGAGGAGAGTTGGTTTTCAACGAAGAGAATAAAAAAGATGAAAATATCTACTGGAATTACAGAGAGGATTCTGCAACGATACAATGGGTTGATGAAGATACGGTAGATATTAACGGACACTTATTGCGTGTTCCAAAAGAAAAGTATGATTTCAGAAATGAGCAATAA